The following are from one region of the Deltaproteobacteria bacterium genome:
- a CDS encoding IS3 family transposase codes for MGRKSKFSPEVRERSVRLVFEHKSKYGSEWEAIGSIAAKIGCTAETLRKWV; via the coding sequence ATGGGAAGGAAGAGCAAGTTCTCACCTGAGGTCCGGGAGCGATCGGTTCGGCTGGTCTTCGAGCACAAGAGCAAGTACGGCTCGGAGTGGGAGGCGATCGGCTCGATCGCGGCGAAGATCGGTTGCACGGCGGAGACGCTGCGCAAATGGGTTC